In a single window of the Diospyros lotus cultivar Yz01 chromosome 10, ASM1463336v1, whole genome shotgun sequence genome:
- the LOC127811857 gene encoding NDR1/HIN1-like protein 6: MSSAPPPPYVMLSDNNGGLRPPPYRRNIPRYHGPGGGGGGGYPKKGGGGSCCLKCICCCYCLLFLTIFILAGITIYLYTFFNPKMPNYQVNGLNVTTFSLQQDFSLLTEFVVSVRAENPNDRIGFIYGRDSAAVVTYRDSKLCSGKLPSFEQGHNNVTLMNVTMKGKSEFGNGLQEALMQNKNSGKIPLLVQVKVPVSVVVADSPLRQFLVFVNCSLVVDNLSPNKKIRILSSEYTLHFAF; encoded by the coding sequence ATGAGCTCGGCGCCCCCTCCTCCATATGTTATGTTATCAGACAACAATGGAGGCCTCCGGCCACCTCCCTACCGCCGCAACATTCCCCGCTACCATGGCcccggcggcggcggcgggggCGGCTACCCCAAGAAAGGCGGCGGCGGAAGCTGCTGCCTCAAATGCATCTGCTGTTGCTACTGCCTCCTCTTCCTCACCATCTTCATCTTAGCCGGAATCACCATCTATCTCTACACCTTCTTCAACCCCAAGATGCCCAATTACCAGGTGAACGGCCTCAACGTCACCACCTTCAGCCTGCAGCAGGATTTTAGCCTCCTCACCGAGTTCGTTGTGTCAGTCAGGGCCGAGAACCCCAACGACCGCATCGGCTTCATCTACGGCCGCGACAGCGCCGCCGTAGTCACCTACCGGGACTCCAAGCTCTGCTCCGGCAAGCTGCCGTCGTTCGAGCAGGGCCATAACAACGTCACCCTGATGAACGTCACCATGAAAGGCAAGAGCGAGTTCGGCAACGGCCTCCAGGAGGCTCTGATGCAGAACAAGAACAGCGGGAAGATTCCATTGCTGGTGCAGGTCAAGGTGCCGGTGAGCGTCGTGGTGGCCGACTCGCCGTTGCGGCAGTTTCTGGTCTTCGTCAACTGTTCTCTGGTCGTCGATAACTTGTCGCCGAACAAGAAGATCCGCATCTTGTCCAGTGAATACACACTGCATTTTGCATTCTGA